CGGGCGCCTTCGATCCGGACTGCCTGCGTCAGTCGCGCACTTCGCCGTTGGGCCGCAGCAGCGCCATGCCGACGTAGCTGCCGCCATGGTGGAAGTCGGGCTTGAAGTGCACGACATAGCCGCCGGCGTCGTAGCGGCCCAGGGCCGCCAGGCTCTTGTGCAGCGAGGCGCGCGACACCTCCTTGCCGGAGCGGCGCATGCCTTCGACCAGCACCTTGGCCGCGATGCACGATTCGAGCGAGGTGACCGACATCGCGTCCTTCATGCCGGCGGCGGTCCAGGCCTCGTTGCACTCGCGCACCACCGGCACCGCGTTGGCCCGCGGCGTCGGCACGGTGATGGAGACCGACACGCCGGTGGCGTCGGGGCCGAGCGCCTTGGCCAGCTGGCTGGCGCCGGCGAACGACAGGCTGGTCACCATGGCGCCGCCCTTGCCGGCAGCCTTGATCTTCTTGATCAACTGGGCGGCGGGTGCGTACAGCGTGGTGACCACCAGCACGTTCGGCTCCGACGCGATGGTGTCCTTGACGTTCTGGTCGGTGATGTCGGCGTTGCGCTTGATGGACACCGACACCGGCGTGCGGTTGAACTTCTTGAGGACGTTGGCCACGGTCTCGAAGTTCTGCTTGCCGACCGCATCGTCGTAGTGCAGCACCGTGACCCGGGTGCTGCCCAGGCTGCCCCAGAAGTTGATGATCTTCTCGATCTCGTCACCGTAGGTGGCACGCACGGTGTAGACGTACTCGTTCTGCTTGCGGATGGTGTCGGCGCCGGTGAACGGCGCGAAGAACGGCACCCGCTTGTCGCTGACCGTGGGCATGGCGGGGATGCTCAGGGTCGACGAGGCGTAGCCGAACAGGGCCACCGCGCCTTCGTCCTCGACCAACTTGTGCGTGTTCTCGCCGGCCAGCTTGGTGTCGTTCTTGTCGTCCAGCGTCACCAGCTTGAGTTTGCCGCCGCCGATGCCGCCGGCGTCGTTGACCTTCTTGAAGTAGGCCAGCGCCCCGTTGCGGATGTCGTTACCGAGTTCGGCATTGCCGCCGGTCAGCGGTGCCGATTGGCCGACCACGATGTCGGCGGCGAAGGCCGCGGGCGTGGCCGCCAGGAGGAATGTGCAGAACAGCTTGCGCATGGGGATCCTCAACAATGCCGGACAGTCTATTGGCTTCAGGTTCCTGTTACCACTGGTTGCGACACGGGAACGACTCCCCGGCGCAACACAGCGGCCGCAACCGAGGGAAAGCCCTGACGAAAAAGAAAAGCCCCGGTCGGAGACCGGGGCTTGAGTGCGCTGGTTTTTCTTAGCGCTTGTTCGGTTGGCTGCGCGGGCGGGCCCGCGCAGCGGGATCCTTTACCGCTTCTGGCGGTACTTCTGCAGGGCGGCGATCTGGGCCGCCATGATGGCCAGTTCGGACTGCGCCTTGGCGATGTCGACCTCGCTGCGGGCGTTGCGCAGCGCCTCCTCGGCGGCGCGCTTGGCCTCGCCGGCCTTCTGCTCGTCGAGGTCCTTGCCGCGGATGGCGGTGTCGGACAGCACCGTGACGCGGTTCGGCTGCACCTCCAGGATGCCACCGGCCACGAACACGAACTCCTCGCCGCCGTCGGCCTTCTCGATGC
The sequence above is drawn from the Ramlibacter pinisoli genome and encodes:
- a CDS encoding ABC transporter substrate-binding protein, coding for MRKLFCTFLLAATPAAFAADIVVGQSAPLTGGNAELGNDIRNGALAYFKKVNDAGGIGGGKLKLVTLDDKNDTKLAGENTHKLVEDEGAVALFGYASSTLSIPAMPTVSDKRVPFFAPFTGADTIRKQNEYVYTVRATYGDEIEKIINFWGSLGSTRVTVLHYDDAVGKQNFETVANVLKKFNRTPVSVSIKRNADITDQNVKDTIASEPNVLVVTTLYAPAAQLIKKIKAAGKGGAMVTSLSFAGASQLAKALGPDATGVSVSITVPTPRANAVPVVRECNEAWTAAGMKDAMSVTSLESCIAAKVLVEGMRRSGKEVSRASLHKSLAALGRYDAGGYVVHFKPDFHHGGSYVGMALLRPNGEVRD
- a CDS encoding F0F1 ATP synthase subunit epsilon, which translates into the protein MADPTHTIHVDVVSAEESIFSGEARFVALPGEAGELGIYPRHTPLITRVRPGSVRIEKADGGEEFVFVAGGILEVQPNRVTVLSDTAIRGKDLDEQKAGEAKRAAEEALRNARSEVDIAKAQSELAIMAAQIAALQKYRQKR